Proteins encoded in a region of the Chloroflexota bacterium genome:
- a CDS encoding aldehyde ferredoxin oxidoreductase family protein: MNGYGGKILRVNLSTKAIQSEPLDPKMAQQYLGGRGFGAYLLYTEVPKGTDPLSPANKLIISAGPLSGMLVPGAGKLDITTKSPLTGGYASASVGGHFCGEMKYAGYDSIILEGASETPVYIVIDDDKVEIRDATDLWGQGAITVETVLKKRLGEPFQILVIGPAGENGVKYACIGHDFGRQAGRGGVGTVMGAKKVKAIAVRGTKGIPVADLEAFRELSKKMYADCKAAKGLEVWQRYGTAGVTSWSNEIGAFPTRNFQSGALEDSANLSGEVMRQAIVVTDKGCKGCPSPCGKWSHSKKYGIRVEGPEYETTALLGGDVGLGNIEDVAYANYLADELGIDSISGGNVIAFAMECFERGIIGLADTGGIDLRFGNAEAVYAMLRQIAKREGLGAVLAEGVKHAAQVFGGDSANFAIHVKGMEWSGYESRDAPSMLLSYMTADVGAHHNRSWSITYDLQVGRKKITPDKAAKVIELQHIRPLFDCLGACRLQWVELSLSLDHYAPILQAITGEDRSWQDLMKISERVWNLTRAYWIREVEGFGREWDYPPPRIWLDEVSSGPTKGAFISRENIEKLLDMYYEQRGWDRNGIPTEEKLDELGLSDLVQI; the protein is encoded by the coding sequence ATGAACGGATACGGCGGCAAGATCCTCCGTGTGAACCTGAGCACCAAAGCGATCCAGAGTGAGCCTCTCGACCCCAAGATGGCACAGCAATACCTGGGGGGCCGAGGCTTCGGTGCATACCTGCTCTACACTGAGGTCCCCAAGGGGACGGACCCCCTGAGTCCAGCCAATAAACTCATCATCTCTGCTGGCCCATTGTCCGGAATGCTGGTCCCTGGAGCAGGTAAACTAGATATCACTACCAAGTCTCCTCTCACTGGGGGCTATGCCAGCGCCAGTGTGGGCGGGCACTTCTGCGGCGAGATGAAATACGCTGGCTACGACAGCATTATCCTCGAGGGCGCATCTGAAACGCCAGTCTACATCGTCATAGACGATGACAAGGTCGAGATCCGGGATGCGACGGATCTGTGGGGCCAGGGCGCTATCACCGTGGAGACGGTGTTGAAAAAGAGACTCGGGGAGCCCTTTCAAATCCTGGTTATCGGCCCGGCAGGTGAGAACGGTGTGAAATACGCTTGCATCGGTCACGACTTCGGTCGCCAGGCTGGGCGCGGCGGGGTAGGCACGGTGATGGGTGCGAAGAAGGTGAAAGCCATCGCCGTGCGCGGCACCAAGGGCATACCAGTCGCCGATCTAGAGGCATTCAGGGAACTCTCGAAGAAGATGTACGCCGATTGCAAGGCAGCAAAGGGTCTGGAAGTATGGCAAAGGTATGGCACCGCCGGCGTAACCTCGTGGTCCAATGAGATAGGAGCCTTCCCCACCCGCAATTTCCAGTCTGGCGCGTTGGAGGACAGCGCAAACCTGAGCGGCGAGGTTATGCGCCAGGCCATTGTGGTCACCGACAAGGGATGCAAGGGTTGCCCTAGCCCATGTGGCAAGTGGTCGCACAGCAAGAAGTACGGCATCCGTGTGGAGGGCCCAGAATACGAGACCACCGCCCTGCTCGGCGGCGATGTGGGACTGGGGAACATTGAGGATGTGGCCTATGCCAACTATTTGGCCGATGAACTGGGGATCGATTCTATCTCCGGTGGAAACGTGATCGCCTTCGCCATGGAGTGTTTCGAGCGCGGCATTATCGGCCTGGCCGATACAGGCGGGATTGATCTTCGCTTCGGCAACGCCGAGGCTGTGTACGCCATGCTCCGGCAGATCGCTAAGCGCGAGGGCCTCGGCGCAGTGCTGGCGGAGGGGGTCAAACACGCGGCGCAGGTCTTCGGCGGCGATAGTGCGAACTTCGCCATCCACGTGAAGGGCATGGAGTGGAGCGGATACGAGTCTCGCGATGCACCATCCATGCTTCTGTCCTACATGACTGCCGACGTGGGTGCACATCATAACCGCTCCTGGTCCATCACCTACGATCTGCAAGTAGGCCGCAAGAAGATCACACCCGACAAAGCAGCCAAAGTGATTGAGTTGCAGCACATCCGCCCATTGTTCGACTGTTTGGGTGCATGTCGCCTGCAGTGGGTGGAATTAAGCCTCAGTCTGGACCACTACGCACCCATCCTTCAGGCCATCACCGGCGAAGACCGTTCCTGGCAAGACTTGATGAAGATTTCGGAGCGGGTGTGGAACCTGACCCGGGCCTACTGGATCCGTGAGGTAGAGGGCTTCGGTCGCGAATGGGACTACCCACCACCACGTATATGGCTGGATGAAGTGAGCAGCGGGCCCACAAAAGGTGCCTTCATCAGCCGTGAAAACATCGAGAAACTGCTGGATATGTATTATGAGCAGCGCGGCTGGGACCGCAACGGCATCCCGACGGAAGAGAAATTGGACGAACTGGGCCTGAGCGATCTGGTGCAGATATGA
- a CDS encoding 4Fe-4S dicluster domain-containing protein, whose product MASRLYADSSKCSGCQACLLACSLCTFGENNPKKASLAIIPHFPDPGNYEVKVCTQCGECADVCPSGAILQNERGAYYVNADLCDQCLACVDACPEGVMMTHPALESPFKCNLCGECVEFCGMNALWIGE is encoded by the coding sequence ATGGCATCGCGGCTGTATGCAGACAGTTCCAAGTGTTCGGGGTGCCAGGCCTGCCTGTTGGCCTGCTCTCTCTGCACCTTCGGCGAGAACAACCCCAAAAAGGCCTCATTGGCCATCATCCCACATTTCCCCGACCCAGGCAATTACGAAGTCAAAGTCTGCACCCAGTGCGGCGAGTGTGCCGACGTCTGCCCAAGCGGGGCCATCCTCCAGAACGAGCGCGGCGCCTATTATGTCAACGCAGATCTATGCGACCAGTGCTTGGCGTGCGTGGATGCGTGCCCCGAGGGCGTGATGATGACCCATCCCGCGCTGGAATCGCCTTTCAAGTGCAACCTCTGCGGTGAATGCGTCGAGTTTTGTGGGATGAACGCACTTTGGATTGGCGAATGA
- a CDS encoding metal-sensitive transcriptional regulator, whose protein sequence is MDAQKEEITNRLRRIEGQIRGLQRMIAEDRDCGDLITQFMAARAALDQVGLSVITRYIEECGQSALENEEGKEKLTRAIRLWLKFS, encoded by the coding sequence ATGGATGCGCAGAAAGAGGAAATCACTAACCGTCTACGCCGTATCGAGGGCCAGATTCGCGGTTTGCAGCGGATGATCGCTGAGGACCGCGATTGTGGCGATCTCATTACACAATTCATGGCCGCACGGGCGGCGCTGGATCAAGTGGGCCTGAGCGTCATCACGCGATACATCGAGGAATGCGGCCAGTCGGCATTGGAAAACGAGGAGGGCAAAGAGAAACTAACTCGTGCCATTCGTCTGTGGCTGAAATTTTCGTAA